A genomic window from Flavobacterium sp. I3-2 includes:
- the metG gene encoding methionine--tRNA ligase — protein MIQDPKRYTITAALPYTNGPIHIGHLAGVYVPADIYARFLRQQNKDVAFICGSDEHGVAISMKAKKEGITPQQVIDKYNKIISDSFAEFGISFDNYSRTSAKIHHDTASEFFRKLYDDGKFIEEVTEQLYDAEADQFLADRFVTGTCPKCNSEGAYGDQCEKCGTSLNATDLINPKSTITGTTPILKETKHWFLPLDQYDTFLREWIIEGHKNDWKPNVYGQVKSWLDDGLKPRAVTRDLDWGIDVPVEGAEGKKLYVWFDAPIGYISSTKEWAAREGKDWEPYWKDEDTKLVHFIGKDNIVFHCIIFPAMLKAEGSYILPDNVPANEFLNLEGNKLSTSKNWAVWLNEYLVDFPEKQDVLRYALTSNAPETKDNDFTWKDFQARNNNELVAIFGNFINRVVVLSNKYYNGIIPAPNALTEVDEQTLAELKAYPAVIASSIERYRFREALSELMNVARLGNKYLADEEPWKLIKTDEERVKTQMYVALQIAAALSTLAEPFLPFSAAKLKNMLNIAEPIAWSKVSETSNLIAAGHQIGQAELLFAKIEDEEIQKQIDKLEATKVANAAEAKTAEPQKETAQFEDFAKIDLRVGTIIEAEKMPKANKLLVLKVDTGIDVRTIVSGIAEHFTPEEVIGKQVTVLVNLAPRALRGVNSEGMLLLTETKEGKLVFVNPDTEGVYNGATIG, from the coding sequence ATGATTCAAGATCCTAAAAGATATACCATTACCGCGGCTTTACCGTACACAAATGGTCCTATACATATTGGGCATTTAGCAGGAGTTTACGTTCCGGCAGATATTTATGCTCGTTTTTTACGTCAACAAAATAAAGATGTAGCTTTCATCTGTGGTTCTGACGAGCACGGTGTAGCTATTTCTATGAAAGCAAAAAAAGAAGGAATTACACCACAACAAGTTATTGATAAATACAACAAAATCATCAGCGATTCATTTGCTGAATTTGGTATTTCATTCGATAACTATTCGCGTACTTCGGCTAAAATTCACCACGATACCGCTTCTGAATTTTTTAGAAAATTGTATGATGATGGTAAGTTTATCGAAGAAGTTACCGAGCAATTATACGATGCGGAAGCCGATCAGTTTTTAGCCGATCGTTTCGTTACCGGAACTTGTCCTAAATGTAACAGCGAAGGGGCGTACGGAGACCAATGTGAAAAATGTGGAACGTCGTTAAACGCAACAGATTTAATTAATCCAAAATCAACTATTACAGGAACAACTCCAATTTTAAAAGAAACTAAGCACTGGTTTTTACCTTTAGACCAATACGATACTTTTTTACGTGAATGGATTATTGAAGGACATAAAAACGATTGGAAACCGAATGTTTACGGGCAAGTTAAATCGTGGTTAGACGATGGTTTAAAGCCTCGTGCTGTAACGCGTGATTTAGATTGGGGAATTGATGTTCCGGTTGAAGGAGCAGAAGGCAAAAAATTATATGTTTGGTTTGATGCGCCTATTGGTTACATCTCATCAACTAAAGAATGGGCAGCTCGAGAAGGTAAAGATTGGGAACCGTATTGGAAAGATGAAGACACGAAGTTGGTTCACTTTATCGGAAAAGATAATATTGTTTTCCACTGTATTATTTTCCCAGCGATGTTAAAAGCAGAAGGAAGTTATATTTTACCAGATAACGTTCCAGCAAACGAGTTCTTAAATTTAGAAGGAAACAAATTATCTACTTCTAAAAACTGGGCAGTTTGGTTAAACGAATATTTGGTTGATTTCCCAGAAAAGCAAGATGTTTTACGTTACGCCTTAACATCGAACGCACCAGAAACAAAAGATAACGACTTTACATGGAAAGATTTCCAAGCAAGAAATAACAACGAATTGGTTGCTATTTTCGGAAACTTCATCAATCGTGTGGTGGTTTTATCTAACAAATATTACAACGGAATTATTCCTGCGCCAAATGCATTAACTGAAGTTGATGAGCAAACTTTAGCTGAGTTAAAAGCTTATCCGGCTGTTATTGCAAGTTCTATCGAACGTTACCGTTTCCGTGAAGCGTTAAGCGAATTGATGAATGTTGCGCGTTTAGGAAATAAATATTTAGCAGACGAAGAACCTTGGAAGTTAATTAAAACGGATGAAGAACGCGTAAAAACTCAAATGTATGTAGCGTTGCAAATTGCAGCTGCTTTATCTACTTTGGCTGAACCGTTTTTACCATTCTCGGCGGCTAAACTTAAAAATATGTTGAACATTGCTGAACCAATCGCTTGGAGTAAAGTTTCTGAAACTTCAAATTTAATTGCAGCAGGTCATCAAATCGGTCAAGCCGAATTATTATTCGCTAAGATTGAAGATGAAGAAATTCAAAAACAAATAGACAAATTGGAAGCAACTAAAGTAGCAAACGCAGCAGAAGCAAAAACGGCTGAACCTCAAAAAGAAACCGCTCAATTTGAAGATTTCGCTAAAATTGATTTACGTGTTGGAACTATTATTGAAGCTGAAAAAATGCCAAAAGCAAACAAGTTATTGGTTTTAAAAGTAGATACAGGAATTGATGTTCGCACGATTGTTTCTGGAATCGCAGAACATTTTACACCAGAAGAAGTAATTGGAAAACAAGTTACCGTTTTGGTAAACTTAGCACCAAGAGCTTTACGTGGCGTAAACAGTGAAGGAATGCTTTTACTTACCGAAACGAAAGAAGGTAAATTGGTTTTTGTAAATCCGGATACAGAAGGTGTTTACAACGGCGCAACGATTGGATAA
- a CDS encoding DUF2891 domain-containing protein has product MNKIFGLFALAVILIACNGEKNKEATQTEDLKLELAEAQKIIALPMHCLEVEYPNKLGQVLASDVELKLPKQLRPIFYGCFDWHSSAHGYWSVVKLWKQFPELDKNGEIDSLLTLVFTPENVAIEKAFFDEPHNRNFERTYGWAWFFKLQEELYTWKDNPKAQQWYKNLQPLENVFTERYLEYLPKLNYPIRTGTHDNTAFGMALTLEYAETVGNTKLKEAIEAKAKALFMNDKNCPIVYEPSGHDFLSPCLQEAWLMSKVLPTADYKTWLNGFLPQLFDTNFDLEVGKVSDRTDGHLVHLDGLNFSRATCLFQIAQKLPELNHLKPIAVKHFNVAFPNISNDDYMGSHWLGSFALQALDAQ; this is encoded by the coding sequence ATGAATAAGATTTTCGGATTATTCGCATTAGCTGTGATTTTAATTGCTTGTAACGGCGAAAAAAATAAAGAAGCTACACAAACAGAAGATTTAAAATTAGAATTAGCAGAAGCTCAAAAAATTATAGCGCTTCCGATGCATTGTTTAGAAGTTGAATATCCAAATAAATTAGGTCAAGTTTTAGCTTCTGATGTCGAGTTAAAATTACCAAAACAATTACGCCCAATTTTTTATGGTTGCTTTGATTGGCATTCTTCTGCGCACGGATATTGGTCGGTTGTAAAACTTTGGAAACAATTTCCAGAACTTGATAAAAACGGTGAAATTGATTCGTTATTAACTCTCGTTTTCACACCAGAAAATGTCGCGATTGAAAAAGCATTTTTCGACGAACCACATAATAGAAATTTTGAACGAACTTATGGTTGGGCTTGGTTTTTTAAATTGCAAGAAGAATTGTATACTTGGAAAGACAATCCAAAAGCGCAACAATGGTATAAAAATTTACAACCACTCGAAAATGTTTTTACCGAACGTTATTTAGAATATCTCCCAAAATTAAATTATCCGATTAGAACCGGAACACATGATAATACAGCGTTTGGAATGGCTTTGACTTTAGAATATGCCGAAACGGTTGGAAATACAAAACTTAAAGAAGCCATTGAAGCAAAAGCCAAAGCTCTTTTTATGAATGATAAAAACTGTCCGATTGTGTATGAACCAAGTGGACATGATTTTCTTTCGCCTTGTTTGCAAGAAGCTTGGTTAATGAGTAAAGTTTTACCAACAGCCGATTACAAAACTTGGTTAAATGGTTTCTTACCTCAATTATTCGATACAAATTTCGATTTAGAAGTCGGTAAAGTTTCAGACAGAACCGATGGACATTTGGTACATTTAGACGGATTAAATTTTAGCCGTGCAACATGTTTGTTTCAAATTGCTCAAAAGCTTCCTGAATTGAATCATTTAAAACCGATAGCCGTAAAACACTTTAATGTTGCATTTCCGAACATATCAAATGATGATTATATGGGAAGCCATTGGTTGGGAAGTTTTGCTTTACAGGCTTTAGACGCTCAATAA
- a CDS encoding F0F1 ATP synthase subunit epsilon yields the protein MILEIVSPEATLFSGEVTSVSVPGIDGEFQMLSNHAPIVSLLTKGNIKIVGNNLAFAPQFESKFDKIDANTFYLPIEFGTLELKDNKINILAN from the coding sequence ATGATTTTAGAAATAGTATCGCCAGAAGCGACATTGTTTTCAGGTGAAGTTACTTCGGTTTCTGTTCCTGGAATTGATGGAGAGTTTCAAATGTTATCAAACCACGCACCGATTGTTTCTTTATTAACTAAAGGAAATATCAAAATCGTTGGAAATAATCTAGCATTTGCACCTCAATTCGAATCTAAATTTGATAAGATAGATGCAAATACATTTTACTTACCAATCGAATTTGGAACATTAGAATTAAAAGATAATAAAATTAATATCTTAGCAAACTAA
- a CDS encoding DUF4139 domain-containing protein, with protein sequence MSLGRDPNIAISRKLVSDKSGTKMLSSRKVQDFVYEISVRNNKKTPIEILLEDQIPISTSTDIEVSLTDKDGGNVNQETGKITWDLNIKPNETKKIRFGYQIKSAKDKNLDY encoded by the coding sequence TTGAGTTTAGGAAGAGACCCTAACATTGCCATTTCTCGAAAATTAGTTTCAGATAAGTCAGGAACAAAGATGTTATCTTCACGAAAAGTGCAAGATTTTGTGTACGAAATTTCTGTTCGAAATAACAAAAAAACACCAATAGAAATACTACTTGAAGATCAAATTCCAATAAGTACTTCAACGGATATCGAAGTTAGTTTAACTGATAAAGATGGTGGAAATGTAAATCAAGAAACCGGAAAAATCACATGGGATTTAAATATAAAACCTAATGAAACTAAGAAAATCAGATTCGGTTATCAAATCAAATCAGCAAAAGATAAAAACTTAGATTATTAA
- the glmS gene encoding glutamine--fructose-6-phosphate transaminase (isomerizing), with protein MCGIVGYIGTKEAYPIIIKGLKRLEYRGYDSAGLALFNGEKFISSKTKGKVSDLESRAEAEGTLKGSMGIGHTRWATHGVPNDVNSHPHFSNSGELVIIHNGIIENYEPLKQELIKRGYTFKSDTDTEVLVNLIEDVQRTNGLKLGKAVQVALNQVIGAYAICVMDIKKPNEIVAARLGSPLAIGVGENEYFVASDASPFIEYTNNAIYLEDEEMAIIRLHKPIKIRKIKDDELVSPYVQELQLNLEQIEKGGYEHFMLKEIHEQPAVIKDTFRGRLLSEQGLIKMAGIEDNIHKFTNAKRIIIVACGTSWHAGLVAEYMIEEFARIPVEVEYASEFRYRNPIINGDDVVIAISQSGETADTLAAIKLAKEKGAFVFGVCNVVGSSISRETHAGAYTHAGPEIGVASTKAFTTQITVLALIALRLAEAKGTMSKSEYLRNLLELELIPEKVEEALKEDSNIVKIAEVYKDATNCLYLGRGFNYPVALEGALKLKEISYIHAEGYPAAEMKHGPIALIDEHMPVIVIAPNQNHYDKVVSNIQEIKARSGKIIAVVSKGDVQVRALADHVIEMPESTEALTSIIATIPLQLLSYHIAVMRECNVDQPRNLAKSVTVE; from the coding sequence ATGTGTGGAATTGTAGGATATATTGGAACGAAAGAAGCGTATCCAATAATCATTAAAGGATTAAAAAGATTAGAATATCGCGGTTACGATAGTGCAGGGTTAGCATTATTTAACGGTGAAAAATTTATATCAAGTAAAACCAAAGGAAAAGTTTCAGATTTAGAATCTAGAGCTGAAGCAGAAGGTACTTTGAAGGGGTCTATGGGAATTGGACATACACGTTGGGCGACTCATGGAGTTCCAAACGATGTAAATTCGCATCCGCATTTTTCAAATTCTGGTGAATTAGTAATTATTCACAATGGAATTATTGAAAACTATGAACCATTAAAACAAGAATTAATCAAAAGAGGTTATACTTTTAAGTCTGATACAGATACAGAAGTTTTAGTTAATTTGATTGAGGATGTTCAACGAACAAATGGTTTAAAATTAGGTAAAGCTGTTCAAGTTGCATTGAATCAAGTTATTGGAGCTTATGCAATTTGTGTAATGGATATTAAAAAACCAAATGAAATAGTCGCGGCTCGTTTAGGAAGTCCATTAGCGATTGGTGTTGGTGAAAATGAATATTTCGTTGCTTCAGATGCTTCTCCTTTTATTGAATATACAAATAATGCTATTTATTTAGAAGATGAAGAAATGGCAATTATTCGTTTACATAAACCAATCAAGATTCGTAAAATTAAAGACGATGAATTGGTGAGTCCTTATGTTCAAGAATTGCAATTAAACTTAGAACAGATTGAAAAAGGTGGTTATGAGCATTTCATGTTAAAAGAAATTCACGAGCAGCCAGCTGTAATAAAAGATACTTTCCGTGGAAGATTATTATCTGAACAAGGTTTAATCAAAATGGCGGGAATAGAAGATAATATTCATAAATTCACAAACGCAAAACGAATTATAATTGTTGCTTGTGGTACTTCATGGCATGCAGGATTAGTTGCGGAATACATGATTGAAGAATTTGCTCGTATCCCTGTTGAGGTTGAATATGCATCTGAATTCCGTTATAGAAATCCAATCATCAATGGAGATGATGTAGTTATTGCAATTTCGCAATCTGGTGAAACTGCCGATACTTTAGCTGCGATTAAATTGGCTAAAGAAAAAGGAGCTTTTGTTTTCGGAGTTTGTAATGTGGTAGGTTCTTCTATTTCAAGAGAAACTCATGCTGGTGCTTATACACACGCTGGTCCAGAAATTGGAGTAGCTTCAACAAAAGCTTTTACAACTCAAATTACTGTTTTAGCATTAATCGCATTGCGTTTAGCAGAAGCAAAAGGTACCATGTCTAAATCTGAATACTTACGTAATCTTTTGGAATTAGAATTGATTCCAGAAAAAGTTGAGGAAGCTTTAAAAGAGGATTCAAATATTGTTAAGATTGCTGAAGTTTATAAAGATGCGACAAATTGTTTGTATTTAGGAAGAGGGTTTAATTATCCAGTTGCGTTAGAAGGAGCTTTAAAATTAAAAGAGATTTCTTACATTCATGCGGAAGGTTATCCAGCTGCAGAGATGAAACATGGTCCAATTGCCTTAATTGATGAGCACATGCCGGTAATTGTTATTGCACCAAATCAAAATCATTACGATAAGGTTGTGAGTAATATTCAAGAAATTAAAGCACGTAGCGGAAAAATTATAGCTGTGGTTTCTAAAGGAGATGTTCAAGTAAGAGCCTTAGCGGATCATGTAATTGAAATGCCTGAATCGACAGAAGCTTTAACTTCAATTATTGCAACAATTCCTTTACAATTATTGTCTTACCACATTGCAGTGATGAGAGAATGTAATGTAGATCAACCAAGAAATTTAGCTAAATCGGTTACGGTTGAATAG
- the atpD gene encoding F0F1 ATP synthase subunit beta — protein MSKVTGKVAQVIGPVVDVVFDTTNAELPKIYDSLEITKEDGSKLVLEVQSHVGEDTVRTISMDSTDGLNRGYEVVALGTPIQMPIGKDVFGRLFNVIGDAIDGLGNLPKTGENGLPIHRPAPKFEDLSTSSEILYTGIKVVDLIAPYSKGGKIGLFGGAGVGKTVLIQELMNNIAKGHGGLSVFAGVGERTREGNDLLREMLESGIIKYGEDFMHSMENGGWDLTKVDKPGMRDSKATFVFGQMNEPPGARARVALSGLTIAEYFRDGAGDGQGKDVLFFVDNIFRFTQAGSEVSALLGRMPSAVGYQPTLATEMGAMQERITSTKTGSITSVQAVYVPADDLTDPAPATTFAHLDATTVLSRKIAELGIYPAVDPLDSTSRILSKEVLGAEHYDCAQRVKMILQKYKELQDIIAILGMEELSEADKLAVSRARRVQRFLSQPFHVAEQFTGIPGVLVDIKDTIKGFNMIIDGELDHLPEAAFNLKGSIADVIKAGDKMLAEV, from the coding sequence ATGTCTAAAGTTACAGGAAAAGTTGCACAAGTTATCGGGCCAGTTGTTGACGTAGTTTTTGATACTACGAATGCTGAACTTCCGAAAATTTACGATTCATTAGAAATCACTAAAGAAGATGGTTCTAAATTAGTATTAGAAGTACAATCTCACGTTGGAGAAGACACTGTTCGTACCATTTCAATGGACTCAACAGATGGATTAAACCGTGGTTACGAGGTTGTTGCATTAGGAACCCCAATACAAATGCCAATTGGTAAAGACGTATTTGGACGTTTATTTAATGTAATTGGAGACGCTATCGACGGATTAGGAAATCTTCCAAAAACAGGAGAAAATGGTTTACCAATTCACAGACCAGCTCCAAAATTCGAAGATTTATCTACATCTTCAGAAATTTTATACACAGGTATCAAAGTAGTAGATTTGATTGCTCCTTACTCTAAAGGTGGTAAAATTGGATTATTCGGTGGTGCTGGTGTTGGAAAAACAGTATTGATTCAAGAGTTGATGAATAACATCGCTAAAGGTCACGGTGGTTTATCTGTATTCGCAGGAGTTGGAGAAAGAACTCGTGAAGGAAACGATTTATTACGTGAGATGTTAGAGTCAGGAATTATCAAATACGGTGAAGATTTCATGCACTCTATGGAAAATGGAGGATGGGATTTAACTAAGGTTGACAAACCAGGTATGAGAGATTCTAAAGCTACTTTCGTTTTCGGACAGATGAATGAACCACCAGGAGCTCGTGCTCGTGTTGCATTATCTGGATTAACTATCGCTGAATATTTCCGTGATGGTGCTGGAGATGGACAGGGAAAAGATGTATTATTCTTCGTTGATAATATCTTCCGTTTTACTCAAGCTGGTTCTGAAGTTTCTGCATTATTAGGGCGTATGCCTTCTGCAGTAGGTTACCAACCAACTTTAGCAACTGAGATGGGTGCAATGCAAGAACGTATTACATCTACAAAAACAGGTTCTATTACTTCTGTTCAGGCGGTTTACGTTCCTGCGGATGACTTAACGGATCCTGCTCCTGCTACAACTTTTGCTCACTTAGATGCTACAACTGTATTATCTCGTAAAATTGCTGAGTTAGGTATTTATCCAGCGGTAGATCCATTAGATTCTACTTCTCGTATCTTATCTAAAGAGGTTTTAGGTGCTGAACATTACGATTGTGCTCAAAGAGTAAAAATGATTTTACAAAAATATAAAGAGTTACAAGATATCATTGCGATTTTAGGTATGGAAGAATTATCAGAAGCTGATAAATTAGCTGTATCAAGAGCGCGTCGTGTACAACGTTTCTTATCTCAACCATTCCACGTTGCTGAGCAATTTACTGGTATTCCAGGTGTATTAGTTGATATTAAAGATACAATCAAAGGTTTCAACATGATTATCGATGGTGAATTAGATCATTTACCAGAAGCAGCTTTCAACTTAAAAGGTAGCATCGCTGATGTTATTAAAGCTGGAGATAAAATGTTAGCTGAAGTATAA